The Betta splendens chromosome 2, fBetSpl5.4, whole genome shotgun sequence nucleotide sequence atagtcAGTAGGAGAATGTGTCTGcaagtaaataaaagaaaacgtATCGTGTTTTGAACTAAACATTTTGCGACCACAAGCTGAGACAACTACTGTAGATAACAAAGAAAGTGACAGTGAAGGATTAAAACAGTGATGCCCCTGAGAGGTGGAATCATTTAAAACATTATGTGTGTTGGTGTCCAGTCACATAACGACGTCATGTTGCGTCacgttttattttaatacagcaGCTCATGCAGTGCTGTCATTGTGTTATTTTGAAACATTTCATGTCACTGTTTGGCCGCGTACTGTGTATTTGTCATTTAGTGATCTGCTTGTTACCTGAACATGTTCACTGAGCCTGTATAAcggatgaggaagaggacaaGTGGTTCTGTCAACAGTGACAAAAGAGAATGAACTTATTATGTGTTTCAGATGTAGAAGCTTCCAGCTGTCACCAAAGAACCATCCATAAAAGAGTTGGAGACGCTGTGGAGCTCTCGACATGTTTATCACCTGACGAATCACGTCAACTCATAGTAGCGCGTtggaaaaaaggagaaacagaggTTGCAGACAAGGATTCACATGGATCCAAAGAGTTCAGTGACAGATTTTACCTAAACCCCACAAACTTCAGTTTAAGAGTGAGAAAACTGACTCTTCAAGATTCTGGTAAATTCAGTTTTGTCTCAGAGGTGAATAATCATCAATTACAGTCGGTTTTCATCACGCTGCAAGTTCATGGTAAGATTCCTCTGTTGTCTGATTCTAAGACTGTAAGATGCTGATCAATTAATACATACAATACTATTAAACACATACAGATGTTAGTTTGCACGTATTTTGAATTATAATtcaaatgcatttgtttattatcaAACACACGCCTGCTGATGAGAATGTAATGTTGTTGTTATGATCCTGTGTTTATTGTCACCTTGTCCTTTTGTGTCATATGAtctgtatatatttatgtttatgaaattaacattaattaaaCACCATGGGTCACATGAAACATGATTAGTGATAAGTTACATTCTGCTCATCTGATGTTATTTACACATAAACACCTTCTCACGTCTGTTTCCTCATCAGAGCCGATAACTCAGCATCCTGACCTTCAGGTCAATTCTACCTGGAATGACTTAAATAAATCCTGCAGAGTTTTGCTGGAGTGCAGTTCGGTCTATAACACCAACGTCAGAtacagtctgtctgtcaggaACCAAACACACAGTGGCTCCAGGCTGCAGTTCAGCATCAGACCAGAGGATGGAGAAACCACATTTACCTGCACAATATTTGACTTTGTCAGTGAGATGTCAGCGTTTAAAACACTGACATGCAGCAACAGCACTGAATCACTCAAACCTCCAAAACCATTTGGTACGTGCAGAGAATTTATTTTAGGTCATTAGCGTTTCACCACATCTCTTGAAACTGAAGATGCATTTTCATTACTGGGGTTCTTCTTACAGCTCACTGACCGGGTATAGTTGACTCAACTCGGCTTTTACAAATGGCTCTGTGTTTGCACCAATGCTTGTATCACCCGTTTGGTAAATtatgcttttttgtttttgttttactaaCTCAGCATTGtaagttttcctttttttcactgTGTTGCGAGCACATGAAACTTTCTCGGAATGCAGTGTTCTAAATCTGACTATTAGATCGGTTCTGCTTTTTCATATGCGCTAATGCAGAATTACTTTATAGGGTTTTAATTTAATCTACGACTGAATACAAGGACACCACAGCTTTGCTTTCCTTTCTGGTCAATTCGCCGTTCACCGTTCAAACCCGCTGTGAcaatacagtactgtaatacTGACAGTTGAGTCACGGCAACTCAACTTCTTTCTTCTAGAGTCTAAACTACATGTAACTAGGATTTCAGTAGAAGAACAAGTCAAGTTGTCATAACCTCATtatctgtgttttattcttGTTATTTTGGTTAAACCGTTTTTTctgttaaatatactgtaatcattcattttatttgacCTCTTCCATTTAAAACAGTAATGTTGACAGTTCTATGTTTTACAGAACAGGAGAACACTGGTGTTGTGCCGAGTGCAGCCGTGAGAGGCTGTGCACTAATCATCATTATAGTTGGCTCAGCTGTGGGCGTCAGTCGTTGCAAATGGAGACAGATGGTAAGAAACCTTTTTATATCTGAGAGTAACGGCTTGAGttgatacagtatgtcactTTAGGCACCAACTGCTTTAGCTGATCTGCTGTTGTGTGGCTTTTTTTCCAGGCATCCAGCCTCAGACTGTCTACGACCGGATCCAGCTGAGTCGAGTGAGGAAGCCTTCAACACCCAATCAAGAAATTTAGGGAAAAGCGGTGGATCACTACAGACTATGCAGCTTAAAGTTCTGTCAGGGTCAGACAATTAAAGCCTGAacgtatatacagtatatgaatgcTTTGATCACATTTACCTCCATGATCACATGGTACGTTTTCTATTTGAAGCCTTGCTTTTGTGCATTCAATGCAATTTGTGGTCCTGGCACTTAATTTTGTATATTCTGTAAATACAGAAATTCTATTTTTTATAACATATTAAACATAAGTATAGTGGTTTCAAATCTGTTTTCCTGGTTTTAGGGTACCCGTACAGCCCAAATATCATAAATGTGCGCTTTAGCACTTCACCATCACAGCTCATATATTCGTAGACCTGTCAGCAGTCTCATGCTGACCTCCGTCTATGTAAGTGGTGTTAATGTTGAGAGGGAAGTCTTCCAGGTGACTACACCTATACCCACGCATGCCGTATATATGAACTGTTAGCATGAGCCAACAACTGAAACTATgagcagaggaagctgtttTCATCTAGTAGTATATCATTGATAAATTAATCTAATATTTAATCTCATCAAACCTTGAAGTTGAAATCATAAAGGATGTGGTCAGACAATGTTTCCTGCCTTGCTTGCTTTATAAattcacttttatttacttGACTATGTTATAATAAAACCTCGCATTAGCCTCACATTTGATAGCACCTTGGATCACTTGTGTGGACACTGTCCTTAATGACTCtacacacgtactgtatgtggcgTGTGATGGTAAAACAAGTTTTGTAAGTAAACATCATACgttgtgtggtggaaatttcccataaagaggcagatgagaaagttgtcttttttgtgatttattataaaattaaaggaaaataaaaataatgggggaagcaaataaaaaacatggatgttgattgtgcacatcaacaaaccaaaaaccagctggggagatcagtgcacacaccacgaaggtgtgatgcttGTTATGTTGTTTGTTCAAATGAAAAGCAATAGTTACATCTATGGAAAACTTCAATAACACACAGTCAACAAACTTATTTGCCTATATATTTGTATAGAGCAAGCATAGTTTGACCGTCTGTGAAACATTGATAATTAGTTGTGCTGATGGGCCACACACCAGCATCACAGTCCTTGTTTGTCTTCCAGCTGATGTGGTCAACTTGCTAAGTCTGTTGTTGAGGTACCAACCGCTGCTAGAAGAATAGAatagacctttattagtcccacagtggggaaatgtcATTGCAGCGGGGAAATTTCATCACCTGCAAGACCTGGAATGTGTTTAACAGAAGCAGGGGCTCACCTTTAGAACATGTACAGCTGTTTACTGTGTTGTTAATGCAGGTGTGTTTTATGACATAAGATTGATCTCTGAATCTGAGATTGGTCTGAGACTGGATTCTCTGAATCACATACCTGCTTGgctgctgtttatttcttttctgtaaataaacacaaagactggtTTCATCATGCAGCACTTAACAGGCCACTGAGTGACATCACAAGTTGCGATTTTTGCTATTTGCACGGAACCAACCTGCATTAGTTTGACGTGTGGGTGAGTGTGACAAGGCTCATGGAAAGTAAGAAAAACACAACCACACGTTGATAGTTTTTGACCTCATGACCCATTTTAACCATTTGACATCAGCAAATTAATTGTCAGACTGCATATTACTACTGGGCACATTTCCCACTTTTTCATCTTTTatatctcacctaaaggaacatatttggtcttgaaggaGCGTATCtttatagcagtaagagacctgacctgaggtgtaaatgttcaattttgaccCTCAGTTAAGTTTTATgttatttaaactttaaatattgcttttaatcagttttacaggtttgctctttATTAGGACAACATAGAAtacttcactcaaggttcaaatttaGTTTTCAAATCTTTTGCAACTTTTTACAACAATTGTCTTACTTAGTGTCATACtttttagaaaactgaaaaccatttgtgggaCACCCTGCGTTAAAGGGTGGAAGCAGCGCCtccttctggatgaggcacagacctgtccagcctcctctcatgagttttctctgtcggTTTATAAGCGATCAGAAAAGTAATCATAtcacaaaaacattgataaacaAGTTAGGCAGGTTTTACAAAatcatggtgtagaataaatctgtctgagggctgcaaacattatactggagacaaaatgtaaaacacaaaggGATTATGCcttgtatcagcccatttactgacagtttcagtATCGGAGCTGAGGCTCCCCTCGCTGAGGCCTCACTTACAGTTTCTCGCCATATTAGATACAGGAAATGTGCAGATTTAGCAATTTTTACTTAGGACATGTTAAGAGATTTGAAATTATAAGAAAAAATATACTTTATAACACGTATAACACAGATAAATGGCCATaaatgaatttttattttatgttttcttaGTCATGTTATAGTATTGTCAGGCCGCCtcccctgcctaccctgaccgcacgtcactgGGTATCATCTACAGTGAGTGTACAATGTGAATACTCATGTCTTGTTTAGTGCCAAAATTACTGTAGTTATAATCTAATATATGAGGGTTAGAATAATCGACAGGTGACGGTAGTGCAATACTGGGGATGTAAGTCGCCATTGGTGTGTTGCAAGGAGTTAGTGGTGTTCAAAGGTTGTCACTGGAGTTAAAGAGATGAAGATTCTGATACATGGAGTTTTGTTCCTTTGGTTTTTTTGGATGTCATGTGCCCTGACTGTGTGAAAGTTTCTGCTTTGTGTCTATTTTTTTAGTTGCGCCTGTTGTGCACGGTACGTCTTAGTAGTTAACAGTTCACTGTTATCCTTTGTCTGgtcttgtgtttcatgtgtAGAAGTTTTGTGTACCCATAGTGTACACAATAAATTTGCATATTCAATATTTGATTCCTGCATTAGCAGGGATTTTTAGCTTGGGTATTTTGTCTTATCTTAAAACTTATGTgattttgtgtttattcattttttaacatttaataaaaaacagtttaatgTCAAAACTAGTTCTTTTGTCTGCGGGTTGTAGCATTTGGGTTCTCTCCCTTctcccttttccttttccttgtGGCCTGACCCGCAATTGCGTTTAGAGGACTTTGACTACGATTCCCAGAGTACTGATTCAATCCTaggtgccaaaaagtgactgtctgcaaGAGATCGATTGGGGAGCGGGAACCGCCCTGTTATTTGCTTGGTTTGTgtggactacagctgcttaatttggttttaaactgccatccatccatctatttgtttatttatttatttagtcccAAGCAGGGTCACGGGGGTACTGGAGCCtatctatgggcgagaggcaggatACACCCTGGACGGCTACCCACGGGCAATCTAGAGTAaacaatgaacctaatgcatgttttgggACCGTGAGAGGAAgtcggagaacccggagagaacacggggagaacattgctaaccactgcaccactgtgccgcccgtttgaaactgccataacttgtaaatattatccgctacacattatctagtggacgtagtgacgctaCGCTATTTAGATTTTGCGTAAACAACGGTAATTATTATCATAATTCTCTTTACAGGGAACGTTGATCGTggctgtttaactctatgacctGATGTATAATGATGACTTGGTACGCGTTATGTATTTATGTCATTCCGCGTCTGATACGAGAACCCATGCCTCATCGGAGTGGCTCTGTATACCAGCAGTGCTCTGCTATGGCCTTTTCTCCACAGGTCCTTCATTGTGCAGACTGCACGCTCTGCCTCCCCGTTGGCCTCGGGGTGACGTGGCTTGTGATGTGTGTGAATTGACACTTGTGCAAACTGTCTGAACTGCGCTGAAGAAAACTGTGGCCCGTTATCTGATATAACTCTCTCTGCAATCCTGTGTCTTGCAAAAACTTCTTTGATAGCTCTCATAGTAAAGTTAACTGAGGTATGCTTTAGCTCTGCTATCTCAATATACTTTGAAAAATAGTCTATGGTCAAAAGGTACTGTTTTCGTTACCACTCAAACAGGTCCATCCCTGTGGTGTGGGCAACAGTGGCTCACAGTTCTGTATCCTGTAATTCTGACTTGTTTCACAGTTGTCCACCATGCGGCCTATCTGTGCCATGATGTTGGGCCGCTATACAAAGTGTTTAGCTCTGGCCCTACATTTTGATGTAACCCTGATTATATTCAGGGTCTTGGGGATCACGGGACTGTCTCTAAACACCACATGAGTAGCAGGCAGACATTCAGAGAGAAAGAGTGGAGACTTTACTTTGACAACGGGAATAAGTGACGGAGAGACGCGAGGAAAGAGATAACTGAGCGACGGCTGTGTCGCGCAGTACGACGAGTGTCAACGGGCAGTCCTCCCAAATTAAGTGAATTTCCCCGGctgtatatgtttttatttgaatGACACTTTTGATGCTGACTTGGACTAACATCTAATGCTGGACTGACTGCGCTGCTCACAGTGTTGACTTCTTCCTTTGATCCCGGGATTCTGGATGCAGACTCACCTTCCGAGGTGGCAGGACCAGAACGGTCTGAACGGTCCGCTAAGTGAGGACATTCTGAAGGGGTTcatcactacgtccactagaaaacatGTAGTGGATAATACTTATGGcagataccaagtaaatactgtactgaCCCGTATCGCCAATATCGATACTGATACTATTCCATAATTCATGCATTATcaaatttaaatacattttcatgacttttagaatttttgtgttatgttttaaattgtattattaatttaataaaacccagacaTAGTTTAACagtacatataaatatataatatcaattggtggtgttgccactgtattcaAAATGTTGTATTTAGcattaaaatgtatgttttgcaGATTGCACAGGTTGCCGTTGTTTAATGTGTGGCTTGAATACTGTATAACCACACTCTTTCTTGCTTCGATCCTTCTGCTTTGTCTGAGTCACGTTAGATCTCAAAGCGGGGGGTGGGGAtatggtgtgtgtctgcttcgctccCTGGCATACAGGCGCAGGCACGtcacttacacacaggcacttagagacGCAGGCGGACAAATAGTTAGGTCGCCTCTGAAAAAAATGGCAGCAGTGCATACGATAATAAAAATTGTCGCGGTATTAATCGTTATCAATACTAGCATTGGTATTGATGTTATCGATATTGGGATGGCTCTGCCCACCCCGACCACTTGGTGCAGAGCACTTTGGACAGACACTTGAGTCCCAGCTGGACTGAGTCACAGTTCAACACAGAGTTTTTAGATGAAGCCCACTTCCTGCTTTTTGCACAACACTAGAACTTGAAGTGTCACGGCTCATGACTGCGTGAATGTGTATTTATAACATTAAAGCTTCCTGTAAACATGCAGCATCAGATCTTTAGTTCAGTGCTGCTCAGACACAACATCATAGAATGTTATTACAGTAGAGAAATTGTGACTGGCACTCACCTCCAGATGATTACTATTACCACTGGTAGACAACATCCTACAAAAGCTGCCAAGACAACTAAAGTAAAACGTGTATCTCTGGTTGATGGTTGATCTAAGTGAGGTTGGATGCTAGGATGAGTCTGCTCATCTGAAACAGTGATATAGATGAAtgtgttatttacagtacagtgttttcttttaaactgcAGACATCGGCTTGTTCATCATTTTGTAGTATCTTGGTTAAAACGTTCCAGGTCTCACATACCTTTACACACTGGTGCAACAGTGCTCCAGGTTGTCACCATTGACTTACTGGTGGTGCAGTTAAAGGTAGCAGAGGCCTGTGTGCTGTTCATAAATGCTAACAGAAGAGCATCGCGGCCACGGGTCGTGTTGAAGGTTGTCACATCAGAGGGTGGAACCTGCCAGAAGACCTCAACACCTTCTTCCGAAGCAGAACAAAGCATCTCTATCCAACAGCCCGTTTTTACACGTCCGCTCGGGAGAAAGGTTTGAGTCCGTATGTTTGGTTTCTGGAGACGTTCTGTAAATTGGCAGAGATTTTGGCTAAAACCCTAATCTGTTTATCCATTATAACTTAAAACATTATAAGAACTTATTTGACTTACTTTTCACTGTGAGCTTAaccttcgttttttttttttcattgtcacTGGTAAAATCCACTGTATAGGTCATTTCATCCTTTGTGGTCAAATTATAAATCATCAGGTCACCTGATGatgaaactgaactgaatcaTCACTGAAGAGAGAATAATGGTGTCCTTGCTTTTAGTAGATATTACTCACCTGTGGAAACGTTGATATCCAGTCGGTCTTTATACTGATAAAAGCGGTTAAGGCTTTTTGTCCCATCGCGATAAGTGGCGATGAAAGTGTTGTTGGAGAGTATTGACCACTCAATCCTTGTTAGAGACAGTGAGGGGTCAGCCCCTGACTGCAAAGTGATATTGTCCCCAAGGAAACCAAACACTTCACCTGAGGATTCACTCAGACCCACTGTTTGGACATAACATACAATAACAGTCACTGAAATGTAAGTAACACAATGCATCACATACTGATACTCTTTACACAGATTTATAAAGCCTACAAGCCACAAGGTTTCACCTGCTTTAAGCAATGAAGCCAGATAGCGAACAATGCAAGATCAAATAAGATCAGACTTTTTAATCCCAAGATTGGGAAATTCCTTTGATTGCAGCAGCGACATAACgttgaacaaaacaacagacagaaagaagataGAAGCAAAAACAGTATTatgtgcaagaaaaaaacaaaacaaacataaacaaaaaatacagaaagagcATAT carries:
- the LOC114849928 gene encoding uncharacterized protein LOC114849928 isoform X2; the encoded protein is MRGGWFHMRASGSMSGCGTERTQMHSARTREMVGGRTLWLSCLLTSSAVLLLGVSLSDVEASSCHQRTIHKRVGDAVELSTCLSPDESRQLIVARWKKGETEVADKDSHGSKEFSDRFYLNPTNFSLRVRKLTLQDSGKFSFVSEVNNHQLQSVFITLQVHEPITQHPDLQVNSTWNDLNKSCRVLLECSSVYNTNVRYSLSVRNQTHSGSRLQFSIRPEDGETTFTCTIFDFVSEMSAFKTLTCSNSTESLKPPKPFGEHWCCAECSRERLCTNHHYSWLSCGRQSLQMETDGIQPQTVYDRIQLSRVRKPSTPNQEI
- the LOC114849928 gene encoding uncharacterized protein LOC114849928 isoform X1 — encoded protein: MRGGWFHMRASGSMSGCGTERTQMHSARTREMVGGRTLWLSCLLTSSAVLLLGVSLSDVEASSCHQRTIHKRVGDAVELSTCLSPDESRQLIVARWKKGETEVADKDSHGSKEFSDRFYLNPTNFSLRVRKLTLQDSGKFSFVSEVNNHQLQSVFITLQVHEPITQHPDLQVNSTWNDLNKSCRVLLECSSVYNTNVRYSLSVRNQTHSGSRLQFSIRPEDGETTFTCTIFDFVSEMSAFKTLTCSNSTESLKPPKPFGEHWCCAECSRERLCTNHHYSWLSCGRQSLQMETDASDCLRPDPAESSEEAFNTQSRNLGKSGGSLQTMQLKVLSGSDN
- the LOC114849928 gene encoding SLAM family member 9-like isoform X4, with the protein product MRGGWFHMRASGSMSGCGTERTQMHSARTREMVGGRTLWLSCLLTSSAVLLLGVSLSDVEASSCHQRTIHKRVGDAVELSTCLSPDESRQLIVARWKKGETEVADKDSHGSKEFSDRFYLNPTNFSLRVRKLTLQDSGKFSFVSEVNNHQLQSVFITLQVHEPITQHPDLQVNSTWNDLNKSCRVLLECSSVYNTNVRYSLSVRNQTHSGSRLQFSIRPEDGETTFTCTIFDFVSEMSAFKTLTCSNSTESLKPPKPFEQENTGVVPSAAVRGCALIIIIVGSAVGVSRCKWRQMASSLRLSTTGSS
- the LOC114849928 gene encoding SLAM family member 9-like isoform X3; its protein translation is MRGGWFHMRASGSMSGCGTERTQMHSARTREMVGGRTLWLSCLLTSSAVLLLGVSLSDVEASSCHQRTIHKRVGDAVELSTCLSPDESRQLIVARWKKGETEVADKDSHGSKEFSDRFYLNPTNFSLRVRKLTLQDSGKFSFVSEVNNHQLQSVFITLQVHEPITQHPDLQVNSTWNDLNKSCRVLLECSSVYNTNVRYSLSVRNQTHSGSRLQFSIRPEDGETTFTCTIFDFVSEMSAFKTLTCSNSTESLKPPKPFEQENTGVVPSAAVRGCALIIIIVGSAVGVSRCKWRQMPQTVYDRIQLSRVRKPSTPNQEI
- the si:cabz01074946.1 gene encoding uncharacterized protein si:cabz01074946.1 isoform X2; translation: MRLRVLILLLQVGLSESSGEVFGFLGDNITLQSGADPSLSLTRIEWSILSNNTFIATYRDGTKSLNRFYQYKDRLDINVSTGDLMIYNLTTKDEMTYTVDFTSDNEKKKTKVKLTVKKRLQKPNIRTQTFLPSGRVKTGCWIEMLCSASEEGVEVFWQVPPSDVTTFNTTRGRDALLLAFMNSTQASATFNCTTSKSMVTTWSTVAPVCKDEQTHPSIQPHLDQPSTRDTRFTLVVLAAFVGCCLPVVIVIIWRKEINSSQAAVGTSTTDLAS
- the si:cabz01074946.1 gene encoding uncharacterized protein si:cabz01074946.1 isoform X1, translating into MRLRVLILLLQVGLSESSGEVFGFLGDNITLQSGADPSLSLTRIEWSILSNNTFIATYRDGTKSLNRFYQYKDRLDINVSTGDLMIYNLTTKDEMTYTVDFTSDNEKKKTKVKLTVKKRLQKPNIRTQTFLPSGRVKTGCWIEMLCSASEEGVEVFWQVPPSDVTTFNTTRGRDALLLAFMNSTQASATFNCTTSKSMVTTWSTVAPVCKDEQTHPSIQPHLDQPSTRDTRFTLVVLAAFVGCCLPVVIVIIWRKEINSSQAAAVGTSTTDLAS